The Trachemys scripta elegans isolate TJP31775 chromosome 6, CAS_Tse_1.0, whole genome shotgun sequence genome includes a window with the following:
- the LURAP1L gene encoding leucine rich adaptor protein 1-like, whose protein sequence is MEEGPLPDLRDIELKLGRKVPESLARSLRGEEPAARDRSGGGGSGFCPASAPGASRLSSSASALARLETKLHLLKQEMVNLRATDVRLMRQLLIINESIESIKWVIEEKGAIISRGSSLSGSLCSLLESQETSLQGSYNSLQDCSDGLDGISVGSYLDTLVDDVPGHHTPSDMEQFTDTSILEDSQTLHKHPKIESDEYYCFG, encoded by the exons ATGGAAGAGGGCCCCCTGCCAGACCTGCGAGACATCGAGCTGAAGCTGGGGCGCAAAGTGCCCGAGAGCCTGGCGCGCTCCCTGCGCGGGGAGGAGCCCGCTGCCCGGGACCGGAGCGGCGGAGGGGGCAGCGGCTTCTGCCctgcttcagcccctggggcCTCCCGGCTCAGCAGCAGCGCCAGTGCCCTGGCGAGACTGGAGACCAAACTTCACCTCCTCAAGCAGGAGATG GTTAATCTCCGAGCCACTGACGTCAGGCTCATGCGCCAGCTGCTCATCATCAATGAAAGCATTGAATCAATAAAGTGGGTGATTGAAGAGAAGGGAGCCATCATCAGCAGAGGTAGTAGTTTGAGTGGCAGCCTTTGCAGCTTGCTGGAAAGTCAGGAGACCTCCCTGCAAGGCAGCTATAACAGTTTACAAGACTGTAGTGATGGACTGGATGGAATATCAGTGGGGAGTTATCTGGACACTTTGGTGGATGATGTCCCAGGTCACCACACACCTTCAGATATGGAACAGTTCACTGATACTTCTATTCTAGAGGATTCACAGACCCTGCACAAGCATCCCAAAATTGAGTCTGATGAATACTACTGTTTTGGTTAA